In Triticum aestivum cultivar Chinese Spring chromosome 5B, IWGSC CS RefSeq v2.1, whole genome shotgun sequence, the following proteins share a genomic window:
- the LOC123114538 gene encoding E3 ubiquitin-protein ligase WAV3-like: protein MASFGDDEKPPSPNAGSKDGLVTMAIPAYNRKDVGLTKDTVTAMVEIKATSSAAMREGLDLVAVLDVSRHKIESVKKALQFIIMKLTRVDRLSIVSFDSTARRLNPLRCMTQAAQTDLKAVVDGLEDGGGADIMAGLELGLAVLRGRVHTESRTANVFLMSDGQTTSGDPRQVNPGEVAVYTFGFGAGTDHKLLSDLANKSTGGTYSAVPDGTNLSAPFSQLLGGLLTVVAQDVQLTLEPNTADGDLEEMAVAPGTDYTTITDDKSGLITIKFGTLFSGEARKVAVNFMLRDSDETEEYDATLAEARHSYAGQKTRQSLEAILIVRTPNPSSPADAGVENRSVQAEELRRLHADSINAASLLAEAERLEEAREKIVDAQNAVEDIVLLNDGEKMVNALRAELLQLLAFMESQELYNQRGRPYALATVTSHGRQRTAPRDDEGEVRCLYAAPRMTTYLEQAKRSEENPKEPVPSADDDL from the exons ATGGCGTCGTTCGGAGACGATGAGAAGCCTCCTTCTCCGAATGCAG GTAGCAAAGATGGGCTGGTGACCATGGCAATTCCGGCGTACAACAGGAAAGATGTGGGGCTGACCAAGGACACGGTGACGGCGATGGTGGAGATCAAGGCGACATCCTCCGCCGCCATGAGGGAGGGGCTGGACCTGGTGGCGGTGCTGGACGTGAGCAGGCACAAGATCGAGAGCGTGAAGAAGGCCCTGCAGTTCATCATCATGAAGCTCACCCGCGTGGACCGCCTCTCCATCGTCAGCTTCGATAGCACCGCGCGCAGGCTCAACCCGCTTCGCTGCATGACGCAGGCTGCCCAGACCGACCTCAAGGCCGTCGTCGACGGcctggaggacggcggcggcgccgacATAATGGCCGGTCTCGAGCTGGGGCTGGCCGTCCTCCGCGGCCGCGTCCACACCGAATCCCGCACCGCCAACGTCTTCCTCATGTCCGACGGGCAGACGACCTCCGGCGACCCCAGGCAAGTTAACCCCGGCGAAGTGGCCGTCTACACCTTTGGCTTCGGCGCCGGCACGGACCACAAGCTGCTGAGCGACCTGGCCAACAAGTCTACTGGCGGGACGTACAGCGCGGTGCCCGACGGGACCAACCTCAGCGCGCCCTTCTCGCAGCTGCTCGGCGGCCTGCTCACGGTGGTGGCGCAGGACGTGCAGCTCACGCTTGAGCCCAACACCGCCGATGGCGACCTGGAGGAGATGGCCGTGGCCCCGGGCACGGACTACACGACGATCACTGACGACAAGAGCGGCCTTATCACCATCAAGTTCGGCACCCTCTTCAGCGGCGAAGCCCGCAAGGTGGCCGTCAACTTCATGCTCAGGGACAGCGACGAGACCGAAGAGTACGACGCCACCTTGGCCGAGGCACGGCACAGCTACGCCGGCCAGAAGACGCGCCAGTCTCTCGAGGCCATCCTCATTGTGCGCACGCCGAACCCAAGCTCTCCCGCCGACGCCGGTGTCGAGAACCGCTCGGTGCAGGCCGAGGAGTTGCGCCGGCTGCACGCCGACTCCATCAACGCCGCGAGCCTCCTTGCAGAGGCCGAGAGGCTGGAGGAGGCGCGGGAGAAGATCGTGGACGCGCAGAACGCGGTGGAGGACATCGTGCTGCTGAACGACGGGGAGAAGATGGTCAACGCGCTCCGCGccgagctgctgcagctgctggcCTTCATGGAGTCACAGGAGCTCTACAACCAGCGGGGACGCCCCTACGCCCTCGCCACCGTCACGTCCCACGGGCGCCAGCGCACCGCCCCGAGGGACGACGAGGGGGAGGTCAGGTGCCTCTATGCGGCGCCGCGCATGACCACCTACCTGGAGCAGGCCAAGAGGTCCGAGGAGAACCCCAAGGAGCCCGTGCCCTCCGCGGACGACGATCTCTAG